One genomic segment of Belonocnema kinseyi isolate 2016_QV_RU_SX_M_011 chromosome 2, B_treatae_v1, whole genome shotgun sequence includes these proteins:
- the LOC117168538 gene encoding zinc finger protein 726-like, whose translation MKKNIFEDKKKIKSKKRRKRLNRKYQAYSFEHQRQDEHLLPKTNVKDFACKIKYNVDDTLEIKEESIEDDGSLPSREINLGDNRKYQSIVLRSHLGKTKRKVQESNVKPEQKYTCEKCARTYKSKRSLCYHQKFGCDVTPAFICKFCERRFKMKCSMTRHISLVHLKTNSKPSQARFKCEKCCRSYTAKCSLTRHKRDHHETIGRRYTCDICGYKAVEKVHMSSHMIARHLK comes from the exons atgaagaaaaatattttcgaag ataaaaaaaagattaagtcgaaaaaaagaaggaaaagactAAATAGAAAATATCAGGCATATTCTTTCGAACACCAGAGGCAAGACGAACATCTACTGCCTAAGACTAATGTAAAGGATTTTGCTTGCAAAATTAAGTATAATGTTGATGATACTTTAGAAATCAAGGAAGAAAGTATTGAAG ACGATGGAAGTTTACCGAGTAGAGAGATAAATTTAGGCGATAATCGAAAATATCAATCAATAGTGTTGAGATCGCATCTGGGAAAAACAAAACGGAAAGTTCAAGAATCAAATGTGAAACCAGAACAGAAGTACACATGCGAAAAGTGTGCTCGAACCTATAAAAGTAAACGTAGTTTGTGTTATCATCAAAAGTTTGGATGCGATGTCACGCCagcatttatttgtaaattctgcGAAAGACGATTCAAGATGAAATGTAGCATGACTAGACATATAAGTCTGGTTCATCTTAAAACAAACTCAAAACCATCACAAGCCAGGTTTAAGTGTGAAAAATGTTGTCGAAGTTACACTGCAAAATGCTCTTTAACTCGGCACAAGCGTGATCACCACGAAACCATTGGACGACGCTATACTTGCGATATTTGTGGTTATAAAGCTGTAGAAAAAGTTCACATGTCAAGCCATATGATTGCACGTCATCTTAAGTAA
- the LOC117168543 gene encoding zinc finger protein 717-like, translated as MGNDFCYKIKYSVGDTMEVKEEMIEDDTNFSNRELKLGNCRKYHSKELKMHQGISKPKIQESNMEPEKKYTCEKCARSYKEKRYLTVHRKFGCDVIPQFICKFCKKRFKVKGSMTRHIDLVHHKTNLNTPQVRFYCDKCSRSYAAKFSLTRHNREQHETIRRHYTCDICGYKALEKSHLSSHITSRHLKQINCVH; from the exons ATGGGAAatgatttttgttacaaaattaagtaTAGCGTTGGCGATACAATGGAAGTCAAGGAAGAAATGATTGAAG acgaTACAAATTTTTCGAATAGAGAGCTAAAACTTGGTAATTGTCGAAAATATCATTCAAAagagttgaaaatgcatcagggCATATCAAAACCGAAAATTCAAGAATCAAATATGGAACCAGAAAAGAAATACACATGTGAAAAGTGTGCTCGATCCTATAAAGAGAAACGATACTTGACTGTTCATCGAAAATTCGGATGCGATGTCATACcccaatttatttgtaaattttgtaaaaagcgaTTTAAGGTGAAAGGTAGCATGACAAGGCATATAGATTTGGTTCATCATAAAACAAACTTAAACACACCGCAAGTGAGGTTTTATTGTGACAAGTGTTCTCGAAGTTATGCTGCGAAATTTTCTTTAACTCGACACAATCGTGAACAACACGAAACAATTAGACGACACTATACTTGTGATATTTGTGGTTATAAAGCACTAGAGAAAAGTCACTTATCAAGCCATATCACTTCACGTCATCTCAAGCAAATAAATTGCGTACACTAA